In Trichoderma asperellum chromosome 1, complete sequence, a single window of DNA contains:
- a CDS encoding uncharacterized protein (BUSCO:EOG092D329B) — MAAQNQMHNLTTLIKRLEAATSRLEDIASSTELPKDVSGLAQPATPQSETVATPLPPAPKEPQEALPESIEDFDVFLNTSLDKYIKLSSQLGGVVAQQASEVLRGFQEQRKFLLIASKAAKPSTSGSSLTVYQNLLKPINDAVMAATELKESNRPDPMYSNLSAVADGIMVMGWVTIDRRPYTFVEESLGAAQFFGNRVLKEQKDNDPKQVEWVQSFYQIFHDLGDYIKQHHASGVAWNPRGEPAEEVAKALNAGKASQQPSQTSTPSAGAPPPPPPPPPPGPAPILDIPVESAKPANAAPAGGFGAVFSELNKGESVTKGLRKVDKSEMTHKNPALRTGSTVSETPRAKSPVPGKKPKPESMRVKKPASKVLEANKWTIENYEKEPEPVEIEASITHSVLISRCNNTTVIIKGKANQVTVENSTRLSLVVDSLVSTVDVVKANNFALQVLGTVPTVMLDQIDSAQIYLSKESSATKLFTSKSDGINVNILAGPDDDYKEVPLPSQICSYYSEEKGELVSEIVAHAG, encoded by the exons ATGGCGGCCCAAAACCAAATGCATAATCTGACAACGCTCATAAAACG ACTTGAAGCTGCAACCTCACGCCTGGAGGATATCGCCTCGTCTACAGAACTCCCTAAAGATGTCTCCGGCCTCGCCCAACCTGCGACTCCTCAGTCGGAAACAGTTGCAACCCCGCTGCCACCCGCCCCGAAAGAGCCTCAGGAGGCGCTACCCGAATCTATCGAAGATTTCGATGTTTTCTTAAACACGAGCCTCGATAAATATATCAAGCTCAGCAGTCAGCTTGGGGGAGTTGTTGCCCAGCAA GCGTCTGAAGTTCTCAGGGGCTTCCAAGAGCAACGAAAATTCCTGCTCATTGCTTCCAAGGCTGCAAAGCCGAGTACCTCAGGATCTAGCTTAACTGTTTATCAGAACTTGCTTAAACCAATCAACGATGCTGTCATGGCTGCGACCGAACTCAAAGAATCCAACCGACCCGACCCAATGTATAGCAACCTGAGCGCTGTTGCGGATGGAATCATGGTGATGGGCTGGGTTACTATTGATCGCCGCCCGTACACCTTCGTCGAAGAATCTTTAGGCGCTGCGCAGTTCTTCGGCAACAGGGTCctgaaagagcaaaaagacaa CGACCCTAAACAGGTTGAGTGGGTGCAATCTTTCTATCAGATCTTCCATGACCTTGGCGATTACATCAAACAGCACCATGCCTCTGGCGTTGCTTGGAACCCGAGAGGAGAGCCGGCCGAGGAAGTCGCCAAGGCATTGAATGCTGGCAAAGCGTCGCAACAACCTTCGCAGACCAGCACTCCCTCAGCTGGtgcgccaccaccacctcccccTCCACCGCCTCCCGGCCCGGCCCCGATTTTGGATATACCTGTCGAATCTGCAAAGCCAGCCAATGCGGCACCAGCTGGAGGTTTTGGGGCCGTTTTTTCAGAATTGAATAAGGGCGAATCTGTGACCAAGGGCCTACGTAAAGTGGACAAGTCGGAGATGACACACAAGAACCCTGCTTTACGGACAGGATCCACAGTCTCAGAGACTCCCCGGGCTAAGAGTCCAGTTCCTGGCAAGAAGCCCAAGCCTGAGAGCATGAGAGTTAAGAAGCCAGCAAGCAAAGTTCTCGAGGCCAACAAATGGACTATT GAAAACTACGAAAAGGAGCCCGAGCCAGTAGAGATTGAGGCTTCTATTACCCACTCCGTACTGATCAGCCGATGCAACAACACTACTGTCATCATCAAGGGCAAGGCAAACCAGGTCACTGTTGAAAACTCTACTCGGTTGTCCCTTGTCGTTGATTCGCTAGTCTCCACCGTGGATGTGGTAAAGGCGAATAACTTTGCGCTCCAAGTACTTGGAACTGTGCCTACCGTCATGCTAGACCAAATCGATAGCGCGCAGATCTATCTCAGCAAGGAGAGCTCCGCTACCAAACTTTTCACAAGCAAGAGCGATGGAATTAACGTGAACATCTTGGCCGGTCCGGATGATGACTATAAGGAGGTGCCGCTGCCTTCTCAAATCTGCTCCTACTACAgtgaagaaaagggagagctTGTGAGCGAAATCGTGGCCCACGCAGGCTAA
- the MET2 gene encoding homoserine O- acetyltransferase, with protein sequence MAADDKSANPLKRVDLDGHDLPPSPAPSSPRNGRRRYALATELVYTEGKDQYGASSTPIYQSATFKQSSASGGQQEYDYTRSGNPTRTHLERHLAKIMNANRALAVSSGMGALDVISRLLRPGDEVITGDDLYGGTHRLLTYLATNQQIVVHHVDTTDVNAVKERLSEKTTMVLLETPTNPLIKIVDVPSIARLAHEVNEKALVVVDNTMLSPMLFNPLDVGADIVYESGTKYLSGHHDIMAGVIACNDAAIGDKLYFTINSTGCGLSPNDSFLLMRGVKTLAIRMEKQQSNAQAIAEFLESHGFNVRYPGLKSHPQYDLHWATARGAGAVLSFETGDAALSQRIVEAARLWTISVSFGCVNSLISMPCQMSHASIDAKTRRERQMPEDIIRLCVGIEDVDDLIDDLSRALVQAGAVTVSLDGFQAVEPAQMQ encoded by the exons ATGGCAGCTGACGACAAGTCTGCCAACCCCCTCAAACGTGTCGACCTCGATGGCCATGACCTCCCACCTTCACCTGCGCCATCGAGCCCTCGAAACGGACGCCGCCGTTATGCTCTGGCGACCGAACTAGTCTATACTGAGGGAAAAGACCAGTACGGCGCTTCAAGTACTCCAATCTATCAGTCTGCGACTTTTAAGCAGAGCTCTGCCAGCGGTGGCCAACAGGAATACGACTACACAAGATCCGGCAACCCTACACGCACCCACCTCGAGCGCCACCTCGCCAAGATCATGAACGCGAACCGTGCCTTGGCCGTCAGCTCTGGAATGGGAGCTCTCGATGTGATCTCGCGACTTCTACGTCCTGGTGACGAAGTCATCACTGGCGACGATCTCTACGGCGGCACACACCGTTTGCTCACATATCTCGCTACCAACCAGCAAATTGTCGTGCACCATGTCGATACAACAGATGTCAATGCCGTTAAAGAGCGGTTGTCGGAAAAGACGACCATGGTGCTCCTCGAGACTCCTACTAACCCTTTGATTAAAATAGTTGACGTGCCCTCGATTGCACGTTTGGCGCATGAAGTCAATGAAAAGGCCCTTGTGGTTGTTGACAACACTATGCTGTCTCCCATGCTATTCAACCCCTTGGACGTGGGCGCAGACATTGTGTATGAGTCAGGAACCAAATATCTCTCCGGTCATCATGATATCATGGCCGGCGTGATTGCATGCAACGATGCGGCGATTGGCGACAAACTCTACTTCACTATCAACTCGACTGGATGTGGACTATCTCCCAATGACTCGTTCCTTCTTATGAGAGGAGTCAAGACGCTGGCTATCCGCATGGAAAAGCAGCAATCCAACGCACAGGCCATTGCGGAATTCCTAGAATCACATGGATTCAACGTACGGTACCCCGGCCTTAAGTCTCACCCACAATATGACTTGCATTGGGCAACTGCCAGGGGAGCCGGCGCAGTATTGTCTTTTGAGACAGGAGACGCAGCACTCTCACAGCGTATCGTGGAGGCAGCCCGTCTATGGACCATTAGCGTCAGCTTCGGATGCGTAAACAGTCTCATCAGCATGCCCTGCCAAATGAGCCATGCCAGCATCGATGCCAAGACTCGAAGGGAGCGACAGATGCCTGAGGATATCATTCGCCTTTGCGTCGGTATCGAAGATGTTGATGATCTGATAGACGATCTTTCTCGCGCT CTTGTTCAAGCTGGCGCAGTAACAGTCTCTCTTGACGGATTTCAAGCTGTTGAGCCGGCTCAGATGCAGTGA
- a CDS encoding uncharacterized protein (TransMembrane:11 (i96-116o122-141i153-175o181-210i222-241o261-279i313-335o341-360i381-407o413-434i441-461o)) yields MASPSHRRFGSHGQRQGLVHNDALEPGPVYNKTYGAEETLPPPNTTSNELKRTQWRRSGEGPNMKLFRIKTGGESGRGGIHPWHFFRICFRSSCKASAAVNILWPIVPVALAVRYSLPEQHVLIFTLSYIAMAPCANLIGFAGQELARKLPHVLGVLIETTVGSIVEIILFMVLLSKDQFLVIKAAILGSILATMLLCLGLCFFVGGLYHEEQSFSDTISEAGSGLLLTAGVALAIPTVFQRGLPESNMTAAEIADKILDISRVVSILLIIAYCVFVFFQARTHHGLYHDIFEMDEERDRDGHKDAAKDKLTLIECLIALSVAVALVTLIAITLVLQIEPIIVHSRVSDAFMGLILVPLVEKFAEHITAIDEAWDNQMNFALSHVLGATLQTALFNAPLVVVVAWGYNKPLDLDFGIFDLVMLILAILTVGRFLQDQKSNYLEGFLLVILYVAIAVSAFYYPNPGHEGAEGSGPSAEGIEAGEKFRLF; encoded by the exons ATGGCTAGTCCTAGCCATCGACGCTTCGGCTCTCATGGCCAGCGCCAAGGTCTCGTTCACAATGACGCCCTCGAACCCGGTCCTGTTTACAACAAGACCTACGGCGCTGAAGAGACGCTTCCTCCTCCAAACACCACTAGCAACGAACTCAAGCGAACCCAGTGGCGGCGGAGTGGTGAAGGCCCAAACATGAAGCTTTTCAGGATCAAAACAGGCGGCGAAAGTGGCCGCGGCGGCATTCACCCCTGGCACTTCTTCAGAATCTGCTTCCGTTCTTCCTGCAAAGCCAGCGCGGCCGTCAATATCCTCTGGCCTATTGTTCCCGTCGCTTTGGCTGTTAGAT ACTCTTTGCCGGAACAGCATGTTCTCATCTTCACCCTCTCCTACATTGCAATGGCGCCTTGCGCCAACCTTATTGGATTCGCTGGCCAAGAGCTTGCACGCAAACTTCCCCATGTGCTCGGCGTGCTTATTGAGACGACGGTCGGTTCTATCGTCGAGATCATTCTCTTCATGGTTCTACTCTCCAAAGACCAATTTCTTGTCATAAAGGCTGCTATCCTCGGTTCAATTCTAGCTACTATGCTTCTCTGCCTGGGTCTCTGTTTTTTCGTCGGAGGTTTATATCATGAGGAACAGAGCTTCAGCGATACTATCAGTGAGGCCGGTAGTGGATTACTTCTCACAGC CGGCGTGGCGTTAGCTATTCCCACCGTCTTTCAGCGAGGACTCCCGGAATCCAACATGACAGCTGCAGAGATTGCCGACAAGATCCTAGACATCTCGAGAGTTGTatccatcctcctcatcattgCATACtgtgtctttgtctttttccaAGCCCGGACGCACCACGGCCTCTACCATGACATTTTCGAAATGGACGAAGAGCGCGACCGTGATGGCCATAAGGACGCCGCCAAGGACAAGCTCACCCTGATAGAGTGTCTTATTGCGCTAAGTGTTGCCGTTGCTCTAGTTACTCTAATTGCAATTACCCTCGTCTTGCAAATCGAGCCTATAATTGTGCACTCAAGAGTATCTGACGCCTTCATGGGTCTTATCTTGGTTCCTTTGGTTGAGAAATTCGCCGAGCACATCACCGCTATTGACGAGGCATGGGACAACCAGATGAATTTTGCGCTGTCACATGTCCTGGGTGCCACTCTTCAGACTGCCCTTTTCAACGCCCCCTTGGTTGTCGTCGTTGCTTGGGGCTACAATAAGCCTCTGGATCTAGACTTTGGCATCTTTGACCTCGTTATGCTTATTCTAGCCATTTTAACTGTTGGTCGGTTTTTGCAAGATCAGAAAAGCAACTATCTTGAAGGTTTTCTCCTGGTTATTCTTTACGTTGCTATCGCAGTCTCTGCTTTCTACTATCCGAACCCAGGCCACGAGGGGGCCGAAGGGTCTGGTCCTTCTGCAGAAGGCATAGAAGCTGGCGAGAAGTTTCGCCTTTTCTGA
- a CDS encoding uncharacterized protein (TransMembrane:1 (i149-166o)~BUSCO:EOG092D0AI2): protein MDRTRKRELRALNEKAWDGDKGLINISGSLDSSLKKNTAFIKRLRTAISAATLSTFLQEIRTLSLHKYLSEIISACYEGLCRLKTPGEIEAAVEIVSALHQRFGPTEFTEYLTWLLGKGMATPDKSILKSLPAEVREKEEKERIIRQRALLRVITELWLVGVLRTLDDASKPDDATKGATGKAPELKTRSSSKVGGSADPFPLEVLKDLLGYDREHANLPLLVIFVKAFSWDILGIRTTTPEGRKPGDDDSLPATEDTKDPPAEDQPFTPPELADKFKEILKKYFDDVANHIIRDQKSIHLQARRNAEAYVKSGEVFEDRQANYEKQVKAQDRLVANAQVIADAIGAEMPSLKDSNDPLAASNNSIGLVKTGDYLRSMADGAGIWEDEDERRFYENLVDLKGKIPAILLEDGKKKKSETEEQAVKKSDSTESSEPTKAPEPIDDQSMAIANKTIGAQVDAILARLPDLTNKEIIDQTAIDFCFLNSKASRNRLVKALTEVPKGRSDLLPSWARLVATLGRYMPDVPKGLVDYLDAEFRSLQRRKEKDFLGQVRLSNIRYLAELTKFGVVPEHVVFHCLKVSLDDFSRMNIEILCNLIENCGRYLLRNPETAPRMASFLETLQRKKSVQHIGQPERMLIDNAVYHVDPPERPAIEQKERTPMELFIRKLIYGDMTKRNYSKILKQIRRLHWEETEVVAILEKVFSKPGKVKYGNIHLLGILLSALYRHHPHFVVKVIDNVLESISFGLEQNDFRFSQRRVAEVKYLGELYNYRMLEHPVIFDTMYKIVLFGYNGPPVLGKYNPFDPSDDYFRIRLVSIMLETCGMFFNRGAAGKKLDYFLSFFQYYVHTKYPLPLDIEFLVLDTFALTRPQWKFVEDIEEATKAFQLAIAQDQKTAGVDKIIEADDATSGPSSEDENGDMDDVEADGDGDDESASEEEEEAEDGDNGSTHESDYDEAIIVTRQEEAVDPEDEAEFEREYAKMMAESLESRKFERKQLFDVPLPVRSRNREQSMSAGSGETGQSGTMAFSLMTKRGNRQQTRTVELPSDSTFAIAMKTQQQAEREEQQRIKNLVLNYDLQQSDDQEGNERPTTFYHNRVEKPNKDRGQRVRKLQLSDVDW from the exons ATGGATCGTACAAGGAAGA GAGAGCTTCGAGCTCTTAATGAAAAGGCCTGGGACGGCGATAAGG GCCTCATAAACATCAGCGGCTCGCTTGATTCGTCTCTCAAGAAGAATACCGCCTTTATAAAACGGCTTCGAACTGCTATTAGCGCTGCGACCCTCTCGACCTTTCTGCAAGAGATTCGAACTCTAAGCTTGCATAAATATCTTTCCGAGATCATATCTGCGTGCTATGAAGGCCTCTGTAGACTTAAAACTCCAGGAGAGATCGAGGCCGCGGTCGAAATTGTGAGCGCGCTCCATCAACGATTCGGCCCTACCGAATTCACCGAATACCTTACCTGGCTACTTGGCAAGGGCATGGCCACGCCTGACAAGAGTATTCTCAAAAGTTTGCCGGCGGAGGTCcgtgagaaagaggagaaagagcgCATCATCCGACAGCGTGCTCTTCTCAGGGTGATTACGGAACTCTGGCTTGTTGGCGTGCTGAGGACGCTTGATGATGCGAGCAAGCCAGATGATGCTACCAAAGGTGCTACTGGCAAAGCTCCAGAGTTGAAAACTCGAAGCAGCTCCAAAGTTGGCGGCTCTGCGGACCCATTCCCACTAGAAGTCTTGAAAGACTTGCTCGGCTATGATAGGGAGCACGCTAATTTGCCGTTGCTTGTGATCTTTGTCAAAGCCTTTAGCTGGGACATTCTGGGGATCCGAACCACCACACCTGAAGGTCGCAAACctggagatgatgacagTCTGCCAGCCACTGAAGATACAAAGGACCCTCCCGCCGAAGACCAGCCATTTACTCCTCCCGAACTAGCAGACAAGTTCAAAGAAATTTTGAAAAAGTACTTCGACGATGTTGCGAATCACATCATTCGCGACCAAAAATCTATCCATCTCCAAGCACGGCGCAACGCTGAGGCCTATGTCAAGTCTGGAGAGGTCTTCGAAGATAGGCAAGCTAATTATGAGAAACAAGTGAAAGCTCAAGATAGACTCGTTGCCAATGCCCAAGTAATAGCAGACGCCATTGGCGCGGAAATGCCTAGCCTGAAAGACTCCAATGATCCTCTTGCAGCTTCAAACAACTCCATAGGCTTGGTCAAGACCGGTGACTACCTGCGATCTATGGCAGATGGCGCCGGCATttgggaagatgaagatgagcgCCGGTTCTACGAAAATTTAGTGGATCTCAAGGGAAAGATTCCGGCTATTCTCTTAGAAGacggcaaaaagaagaaatcagAGACTGAAGAGCAGGCTGTCAAGAAGTCAGACTCTACCGAAAGCTCAGAGCCTACAAAGGCCCCTGAACCTATTGATGATCAGTCCATGGCTATTGCTAATAAAACTATCGGAGCACAGGTAGATGCCATCTTGGCTCGTTTGCCAGACCTCACAAACAAGGAAATTATTGACCAGACGGCCATTGATTTCTGTTTTCTCAATTCCAAGGCGTCGCGCAACCGACTAGTCAAGGCTCTGACCGAGGTTCCCAAAGGGAGGAGTGATTTGCTGCCATCCTGGGCTCGTCTGGTTGCTACCTTGGGTAGATATATGCCAGACGTACCAAAAGGGTTGGTCGATTATCTGGACGCGGAATTTCGTAGTCTGCAGCGACGCAAGGAAAAGGACTTTTTGGGCCAGGTTCGGTTGAGTAATATTCGGTACTTGGCTGAGCTTACAAAATTTGGAGTGGTCCCTGAGCATGTTGTTTTCCATTGCCTCAAGGTCAGTCTTGATGACTTCTCTCGGATGAATATCGAGATTTTGTGCAATTTAATTGAGAATTGCGGTCGGTATCTCCTCAGGAACCCTGAAACTGCGCCTAGAATGGCAAGCTTCCTCGAGACactgcagaggaagaagtccGTACAGCATATTGGCCAGCCAGAACGGATGCTCATTGATAATGCGGTGTACCACGTTGATCCACCAGAACGACCTGCTATTGAGCAGAAGGAGCGGACTCCAATGGAGCTCTTTATTCGAAAATTAATATATGGAGACATGACTAAACGGAATTACAGCAAGATCTTGAAACAGATTCGCAGACTCCATTGGGAGGAGACGGAA GTTGTTGCTATTCTAGAAAAAGTATTTTCTAAGCCTGGCAAAGTGAAATATGGGAAcattcatcttcttggcatACTTTTGAGCGCCCTCTACCGACATCATCCGCATTTTGTGGTCAAAGTCATTGATAACGTTTTAGAGTCCATTAGTTTCGGACTAGAACAAAACGACTTTAGGTTTTCTCAGCGCCGTGTTGCAGAAGTAAAGTATCTCGGCGAGCTCTACAACTATCGCATGCTGGAACATCCGGTGATTTTTGACACCATGTATAAAATCGTCTTATTTGGATATA ATGGGCCGCCTGTACTTGGCAAATACAATCCTTTTGACCCTTCAGATGATTATTTTCGGATCCGCCTTGTCTCCATTATGCTAGAGACTTGTGGGATGTTTTTTAATCGAGGTGCCGCAGGCAAAAAGCTTGATTACTTCCTATCATTTTTCCAG TATTATGTCCACACGAAATATCCCCTGCCCCTGGATATTGAATTCCTTGTGCTTGATACTTTTGCATTGACCCGACCCCAATGGAAATTTGTGGAGGATATTGAGGAGGCGACTAAAGCTTTCCAGCTTGCCATCGCTCAAGATCAGAAAACTGCAGGCGTTGACAAGATTATTGAAGCAGATGATGCTACAAGTGGCCCATCATCCGAGGATGAAAATGGGGACATGGACGACGTAGAAgcggatggcgatggtgacgATGAAAGCGcctctgaagaagaagaggaagcagag GATGGCGATAATGGCTCAACTCACGAAAGCGATTATGACGAGGCGATCATTGTCACTAGACAAGAGGAAGCTGTAGATCCTGAAGACGAGGCCGAATTTGAGCGAGAATATGCGAAAATGATGGCGGAAAGCCTCGAGTCCCGCAAGTTTGAGCGCAAACAATTATTTGACGTGCCGCTTCCTGTGCGGTCTAGAAATCGCGAGCAATCAATGTCTGCTGGCTCTGGAGAGACGGGACAGAGCGGCACCATGGCCTTTTCCCTGATGACCAAGAGAGGCAATCGACAACAA ACTCGTACCGTTGAACTCCCTTCGGACTCGACGTTTGCAATTGCTATGAAGACACAGCAACaggcagaaagagaggaacaaCAACGGATAAAGAACCTTGTGCTTAATTATGACCTTCAGCAGAGCGATGATCAAGAGG GTAACGAGCGGCCGACAACATTCTATCATAACCGGGTAGAAAAACCGAATAAAGACCGGGGCCAACGCGTTCGGAAGCTTCAGCTGAGCGACGTGGACTGGTAG
- a CDS encoding uncharacterized protein (TransMembrane:2 (o52-75i82-99o)), with amino-acid sequence MHRSDFWRLTGEDTSNGFVLALVSEEVVAILRVQALHAKLLLAGRMQQRRSVYWRVQVCACSVCVQCAVCIVMLGREGRMKSLFFFDPLSSVLFSSLFFSPVPPTEYEWQIVYIRPWFHIGL; translated from the coding sequence ATGCATCGGAGCGATTTCTGGAGGCTCACTGGCGAGGACACAAGCAATGGATTCGTGCTAGCACTCGTATCCGAGGAGGTCGTTGCTATTTTAAGAGTCCAAGCTCTGCATGCTAAACTGCTCCTAGCAGGTCGAATGCAGCAACGACGCAGCGTGTACTGGCGGGTACAAGTGTGTGCGTGCAGTGTGTGCGTGCAGTGTGCCGTGTGTATTGTCATGTTGGGCCGGGAAGGCAGAATGAAATCTCTGTTCTTCTTTGATCCCCTGTCTTCAGTTctattttcctctttgttcTTCTCTCCCGTCCCTCCCACGGAATACGAATGGCAAATCGTCTATATTAGGCCGTGGTTCCATATTGGGCTGTAA
- a CDS encoding uncharacterized protein (TransMembrane:6 (o15-43i55-78o98-123i453-470o476-496i503-521o)) → MAIDSTGPDWPVKDIVYTAIVGVVMIMALLEWFLWLAAFVYCLYKAFRKAEHWSINVLCVVVGVAFVAFRCIFLPIMIVTLPLPSQVSKYWPESVVSVLQWFAFWSFSILLTVPWLFCVYQLVTNQLGRTKRIKQVLDDVTAPKVVIVMPCYKEEPDVLITAINSVVDCDYPAACIHVFLSFDGDQEDELYLNTIEKLGVPLTMQTYPKSIDVTYKEARITISRFPHGGKRHCQKSTFKLIDRIYEQYLKMNDNLFILFIDSDCILDKVCLQNFVYDMELSPGNSRNMLAMTGVITSTTRKHSIITLLQDIEYIHGQLFERTVESGCGSVTCLPGALTMLRFSAFRKMAKYYFADKAEQCEDLFDFAKCHLGEDRWLTHLFMIGAKQRYQIQMCTSAFCKTEAVQTYRSLIKQRRRWFLGFITNEVCMLTDWRLWKRYPLLVIVRFMQNTIRTTALLFFIMVLALISTVAKVKDLPVGFIGVSLGLNWLLMLYFGAKLRRFKIWLYPLMFVLNPFFNWYYMVYGIFTAGQRTWGGPRADAAVADGNTTAREAAEKAEKQGDELNVVPETFLPALEARRAASTKGRPHGTRLEHKRSVVRPPDRIDGMFSARQKTPAGLYTQLDESDIGLGTPIALSTNPSSSWDALQRSSLDGFELNGAGTVKMDQFMGEEDRRKYAIAQRAQFQRGTRVDVGLNKESPDVELIDLSSES, encoded by the exons ATGGCGATCGATTCAACTGGGCCAGACTGGCCTGTCAAAGAT ATTGTATACACCGCCATCGTTGGTGTAGTGATGAtaatggcgctgctggagtGGTTTCTCTGGCTGGCGGCTTTTGTCTACTGCTTATACAAAGCCTTTCGGAAGGCTGAACATTGGTCCATCAACGTGCTCTGCGTCGTTGTTGGCGTAGCATTCGTAGCATTTAG ATGCATCTTTCTCCCGATTATGATAGTGACTCTGCCACTGCCAAGCCAAGTTTCTAAATACTGGCCAGAATCTGTCGTCTCGGTCCTCCAATGGTTTGCATTCTGGAGCTTTTCTATTCTACTTACGGTGCCTTGGCTCTTCTGCGTCTACCAACTTGTCACCAACCAGCTGGGGCGTACAAAGCGTATCAAGCAAGTACTTGATGACGTTACCGCCCCTAAAGTTGTGATTGTGATGCCATGCTACAAGGAAGAGCCTGATGTGCTTATCACAGCTATAAACTCGGTTGTTGACTGCGATTACCCTGCTGCCTGTATTCACGTGTTCCTTTCTTTTGACGGAGATCAAGAAGACGAGCTTTATCTCAACACGATAGAAAAGCTGGGAGTGCCTTTAACCATGCAAACATACCCGAAGAGTATCGATGTCACATATAAAGAAGCACGCATTACCATTTCTCGATTTCCTCATGGCGGCAAAAGACACTGTCAAAAATCAACATTTAAACTCATCGATAGAATATACGAACAATATCTCAAGATGAACGATAATTTATTCATCTTATTCATCGATTCAGACTGTATACTAGACAAAGTCTGCCTACAGAACTTTGTTTATGATATGGAGCTCAGTCCCGGCAATTCTAGAAACATGCTGGCCATGACTGGCGTTATTACGTCGACGACGAGAAAACACAGCATTATAACGCTGCTTCAAGACATTGAGTATATTCATGGTCAACTTTTCGAACGCACCGTAGAGTCTGGCTGCGGATCCGTGACTTGCCTTCCTGGTGCCCTGACCATGCTTCGCTTCTCCGCGTTTAGGAAAATGGCCAAATATTATTTTGCAGATAAAGCTGAGCAGTGCGAAGACCTATTCGACTTTGCAAAATGCCACTTGGGAGAGGATCGCTGGCTCACCCATCTCTTCATGATCGGCGCCAAACAGCGGTACCAGATCCAGATGTGTACGTCAGCGTTTTGTAAAACTGAAGCCGTACAGACTTACCGCTCCCTTATTAAGCAGCGGAGGCGATGGTTTTTGGGCTTCATCACGAATGAGGTATGCATGTTGACGGATTGGCGTCTATGGAAACGGTACCCTCTCTTGGTCATTGTCCGCTTCATGCAGAATACTATCCGCACGACAgcgcttctctttttcatcATGGTCCTTGCGCTAATATCGACCGTTGCAAAAGTCAAAGATTTACCTGTGGGATTTATCGGTGTCTCCCTTGGCCTAAACTGGCTGTTGATGCTCTACTTTGGCGCCAAGCTTCGACGTTTCAAAATATGGCTCTACCCACTCATGTTTGTTTTgaaccctttttttaactgGTATTATATGGTCTACGGCATATTCACTGCTGGGCAGAGGACCTGGGGAGGTCCGAGAGCTGATGCTGCCGTTGCCGATGGCAATACAACCGCACGAGAGGCGGCCGAAAAGGCCGAGAAGCAAGGGGATGAACTCAATGTAGTTCCAGAGACATTTCTGCCCGCGCTCGAGGCAAGAAGGGCAGCAAGTACGAAGGGTCGCCCTCACGGCACTCGGCTTGAGCACAAGAGAAGCGTCGTTAGGCCTCCTGACCGCATCGATGGCATGTTCTCTGCTAGACAAAAGACACCAGCCGGACTTTATACACAACTCGACGAATCAGATATTGGTCTTGGAACACCGATTGCTTTGTCTACTAACCCGTCTTCCTCATGGGACGCATTGCAGAGAAGCTCTCTCGATGGTTTCGAGCTCAACGGAGCTGGGACCGTTAAAATGGACCAGTTTATGGGGGAGGAAGACAGGAGAAAGTATGCCATAGCCCAGCGGGCACAGTTCCAACGGGGCACTAGAGTTGATGTCGGGCTAAACAAAGAATCTCCGGACGTTGAGCTCATTGATCTATCGTCAGAATCGTAA